A region of Lichenibacterium dinghuense DNA encodes the following proteins:
- a CDS encoding PLP-dependent aminotransferase family protein, giving the protein MHDVASSPTRVGAVMADIRGRIASRRLAPGARLPSVRDFAEAMGVSKSTVVDAYERLVAEGAIASRRGSGFFVAGATRPLSLQSLRPDLDRAIDPLWMTRQNLTCGPDVLKPGWGLLPDSYMPDEAVQKALRDIARDPDPAGRLRYTSPLGLAPLREQISLHLGARGVAADPDSVLLTDSASHALDLLLRFLIEPGDTVLVDDPCYFNFLALLLSHRARVVSVPFGPEGVDVGALERVLAAERPRVYLTMAGPQNPIGATMSAATAHRVLGLVERHGVTVIEDDCFADFEEDATPRLAAADGFRRVVLVGGFSKTVSSAMRSGFVAARPDWIEGLIDLKLSTCHSGSHLSAQVTHRVLASGAYKRHVEALRGKLARDRALALGRLRTCGLSPLLEPRAGMYLWAELPGGLDSAAVARFALEEDVLLAPGGVFSASRTAAGWLRFNAAACADPRVFSVLARSIERAAAP; this is encoded by the coding sequence ATGCACGACGTCGCGTCGAGCCCCACCCGCGTCGGCGCCGTGATGGCCGACATCCGCGGCCGGATCGCCTCGCGCCGCCTCGCCCCCGGGGCGCGTCTGCCCTCCGTGCGGGACTTCGCGGAAGCGATGGGCGTGTCGAAGTCGACCGTGGTGGACGCCTACGAGCGCCTCGTCGCCGAGGGCGCCATCGCGTCCCGCCGCGGCTCCGGCTTCTTCGTGGCCGGCGCCACCCGCCCGCTGTCGCTGCAGAGCCTGCGCCCCGACCTCGACCGCGCGATAGACCCCCTCTGGATGACGCGCCAGAACCTGACCTGCGGCCCGGACGTGCTGAAGCCCGGCTGGGGCCTGCTGCCGGACAGCTACATGCCCGACGAGGCCGTGCAGAAGGCGTTGCGCGACATCGCCCGCGACCCCGACCCCGCCGGCCGCCTCCGCTACACGAGCCCGCTCGGGCTCGCGCCCCTGCGCGAGCAGATCAGCCTGCATCTCGGCGCGCGCGGCGTCGCGGCCGACCCCGATTCCGTGCTGCTGACCGACTCGGCCAGCCACGCGCTCGACCTGCTGCTGCGCTTCCTCATCGAGCCCGGCGACACGGTGCTGGTGGACGACCCCTGCTACTTCAACTTTCTGGCGCTGCTGCTCAGCCACCGCGCCCGCGTGGTTTCCGTGCCCTTCGGCCCGGAAGGCGTCGACGTCGGCGCGCTGGAGCGCGTCCTCGCCGCCGAGCGGCCGCGCGTCTACCTCACCATGGCGGGCCCGCAGAACCCGATCGGCGCCACAATGTCGGCCGCCACCGCGCATCGCGTGCTCGGCCTCGTCGAGCGCCACGGCGTCACGGTGATCGAGGACGACTGCTTCGCCGATTTCGAGGAGGACGCCACGCCGCGGCTCGCCGCGGCCGACGGGTTCCGGCGCGTGGTGCTGGTCGGCGGCTTCTCCAAGACCGTATCGAGCGCCATGCGGAGCGGCTTCGTCGCGGCGCGGCCGGACTGGATCGAGGGGCTGATCGACCTCAAGCTGTCGACCTGCCACAGCGGCAGCCACCTGTCCGCCCAGGTCACCCACCGCGTGCTGGCGAGTGGCGCCTACAAGCGCCACGTCGAGGCGCTGCGCGGCAAGCTCGCGCGCGACCGCGCCCTGGCGCTCGGCCGCCTGCGCACCTGCGGCCTGTCGCCCCTGCTGGAGCCGCGCGCCGGCATGTACCTGTGGGCCGAGCTGCCGGGCGGCCTCGACTCGGCCGCGGTGGCGCGCTTCGCCCTGGAGGAGGACGTGCTGCTGGCCCCGGGCGGGGTGTTCAGCGCCTCCCGCACCGCGGCGGGCTGGCTCCGCTTCAACGCCGCCGCCTGCGCGGACCCGCGCGTCTTCTCCGTTCTGGCGCGGTCGATCGAGCGCGCCGCGGCGCCCTGA